CACCAAACGCACCCGCACATACTCGGCGTGAGTCAGACAGATTCAAGTGTCATCGTCTTGACATTCATCTTCTTCAGACATAATATTGCTTCAATAAttgttaataaatcatttattattcGTGGTTATAGGtttaataatgtaaaaatacagtaaGACAGGTTTTATCAAGGTTTAAGCCCACAACCAGAATTCAGAGATTTTCTGTAATATAACAGCGTTCAGTTTAATTATAAAGTGTCTCATCAATTCATTAAGCGCTCAGAATAACTGTGGTGATGATTTCCGCCCCCCTTGTTTCTCTGCAGGACAGTGCGAGCCAGATCAGGTCCAGTATTTAAAGGGGTGTGTAAAAACTTCTCCAGGTCTCAGGGTCATGGATTCATACGCCCCTCTCGTGGAGGAGAGGACATCTTTGTCCACATCTCTGAGTGAGTGAATTTGTTTAGTTTACACAGTTTTTCTGccattaagtgtttttttagaAGACAAGCTGCTGTGCTGGTTCAAAGCATGTTGTTTGGAGAGTACAAGAATTGaacttttaatgtttatttaacgTGTTATACGAAAATGTTGTCATCCCTTCTTGGGAATTTGGAATTGATGGTACCTTGATCAGTATCAGAACTTTCAGTGTTATTTGCTAATTTAGATCACCCATTGCTTAAGAAGAAACAACAGACAAGAAGACAACAAAAGGACTATAAGATTACTTATATTTTATCAATTgtattaaaggagcactccCCTCATTTTCTAGAAGTCTGAAAATATAACTCCTGTAGTGTCATGGTGATAAGAATAATTTTAAGTGTGACAAGATGGGATATTTTTTGGGAGACCCCGGGACAATTTTGTCAAGATGTTGGggcatctccagctgtgtttgtggtgaccaaaacaggctTTCTGTGCCAAAACATGATactccagcagaaaaaaataagttgcgacatgaagaaatgtggtTTCAAAATATTCTTTTAGCGGAAACAGACATGTATTCTGCGTATTGGGTCGAGGGGAGAGGAGGCTTCTTGAAGGACCTTAGAGCGCGAAAACACAGGTGTCTCCCCATTCCCTTCCTCACGTCTCTTCCTTGCATCACTCTCTTGTACCCTGACTCGGGGAGAGGAGCTAAGATGTGAGGAAGAGACCCAAATGAGGGAGGCGAGGAGACACGATGGCAAGAAAAGTACTGCGTGGCTTTTACCAGACAAGGCAGGTCCAAAAATAtgagttaaaacaaatgttGCACTGTGGGAAGTGTAGAATCTAGTGCTCTCTGGAGTTTGCGTGATACTAGATACTCAAAGTCATGATATATCTGCTGAGTCGCTCTAGTTAACTGATTTTTAAATCTTACTTAAGCAAGCCCCCTAACTTTATGTGTAGTAGTAAACTGCTACATTGCCCATGATTCAATGTAAGACATCATGTTGAATTTGTGACTGTGTTTCCTGTGCAGCATTGAGGGAGAGTACGTGCCTATGGAGGGGGACGAGGTCACGTACAAGGTGTGCCCCATCCCCCCCAAGAACCAGAAGATCCAGGCGGTCGACGTGGTGATCACCCACCTGAATCCAGGCACCAAGCACGAGACCTGGTCAGGTCAGATCATCAGCTCCTAGACCAGCGCTCCGGGCCGCAAGACTGCAAAGGCAAAGGCggatttaaatg
Above is a genomic segment from Sparus aurata chromosome 20, fSpaAur1.1, whole genome shotgun sequence containing:
- the csdc2a gene encoding cold shock domain-containing protein C2a, with the protein product MSEPDASSPADPPLPLTSPRTPLQLSFPFLREGSRVWERERKPPQPGELPSPLPTKRTRTYSATVRARSGPVFKGVCKNFSRSQGHGFIRPSRGGEDIFVHISDIEGEYVPMEGDEVTYKVCPIPPKNQKIQAVDVVITHLNPGTKHETWSGQIISS